AATCGCTGGGCGACTTCGTGGCCGCGCACCTCGACGACGCCGCGGTGCAGGTCGCGCTGCGCCGGGCCGGCGAGGTCCTGGGCACGCTGCTAGTCAACCTGCAGCGCACCCTGAACCCCAGCCACATGATCATCGGCGGCCTGCTGGCGCGGCTGGACGGCCCGATGGTCGAGACAGCCCTGGCCTTCTTCGCCGCGCACCAGCAGGGCCGGCCCGGCCTGGGGGGCGCGGCCCGGGTCGAGGTCTGCTCCGACCACCTGCTGCGCCCGGCACGCGGCGCGGCGGCGCAGGTGCTCGCCCAGACCATCGGCGCACGCTGAGCAGGCCCCTCTCCCCATCCCTTCGCCCCTTGTTCGCCCGCCCGGAGGTTTCCCATGACGCACAGCAGCTACGTTCCCACCCCCGACGACAAGTTCACCTTCGGCCTGTGGACAGTCGGCCAGACCGGGCGCGACCCCTTCGGCGAGCCGACCCGCGCCGCGCTGAGCGCGCCCTACATCGCCCAGAAGCTCGGGGAACTGGGGGCCTATGGCATCAACCTCCACGACAACGACCTCGTGCCCATCGACGCCTCGGCGGCCGAGCGTGACCGGATCGTCGCGGAGTTCAAAGGCGCACTCTCGGATCACGGGCTGGTCGTGCCGATGGCGACCACCAACCTGTTCTCGGACCCAGCGTTCAAGGACGGAGCCTTCACGAGCGCCGACGCCCGCGTGCGGGCCTACGCCCTGCAAAAGACGATGCGCAGCATGGACCTGGGCCACGACCTGGGCGCACACACCTACGTGTTCTGGGGCGGGCGCGAGGGCGCGGAGGTAGACGCGGGCGGCAAACTGCTCGACGCGATCAGCTGGTTCCGCGACAGCCTGAACTTTCTGGCCGACTACAGCGAGGCGCAGGGCTACGGCTACCGCTTTGCGCTGGAACCCAAGCCCAACGAGCCGCGCGGCGACATCTTCTTTCCGACGGCCGGCAGCATGCTGGGCTTCATCGCCACGCTCGAGCGCTCCGAGCGGTTCGGGGTCAACCCCGAGTTCGCGCACGACACGATGGCGG
This genomic stretch from Deinococcus sp. Leaf326 harbors:
- the xylA gene encoding xylose isomerase, whose amino-acid sequence is MTHSSYVPTPDDKFTFGLWTVGQTGRDPFGEPTRAALSAPYIAQKLGELGAYGINLHDNDLVPIDASAAERDRIVAEFKGALSDHGLVVPMATTNLFSDPAFKDGAFTSADARVRAYALQKTMRSMDLGHDLGAHTYVFWGGREGAEVDAGGKLLDAISWFRDSLNFLADYSEAQGYGYRFALEPKPNEPRGDIFFPTAGSMLGFIATLERSERFGVNPEFAHDTMAGLNFAHAVAQVIDAGKLFHIDLNDQKPGRFDQDLRFGSENIKTAFFLVKLLEDTGYAGPKHFDAHALRTEDEAGVWAFARGCMRTYLILREKARQFNADPEIQAALAAYRVEDQELSDLTRGFSPQKAEALRARTFDRAELGGRGPGLEHLDQLTVDLLLGTR